From one Halosimplex rubrum genomic stretch:
- a CDS encoding helix-turn-helix transcriptional regulator, translating to MSSESIVGYVLGSSVRTDVLLAVVAEERSMSALIDTVDASESAVYNAVGDLERKGLARSLEAGWAATGSGQLVADLLEQQGNLCRLLADDYWREHDVSALPRRFRIRLTELAGAEVVRASDTDPHAVVREVRDRVERGGANVDIVTPIYQAEYEAVMPDAADARLLVDRSVALDALERAGSPGEADQWTDTAVRVLDVDVGIAVTDGEIMLSLPTIDGRWDSRTEVLAADDRAMEWGRDLFEHYWDRATPNDEFVAEYFS from the coding sequence GTGAGTTCGGAGTCCATCGTCGGCTACGTGCTCGGGTCGTCGGTTCGGACGGACGTGTTGCTCGCGGTGGTCGCCGAGGAGCGGTCGATGAGCGCGCTCATCGACACGGTCGACGCGAGCGAGTCGGCGGTCTACAACGCCGTCGGCGACCTCGAACGCAAGGGGTTGGCGCGTTCGCTGGAGGCGGGCTGGGCGGCGACGGGGAGCGGGCAGTTGGTCGCGGACCTGCTCGAACAGCAGGGGAACCTCTGTCGGCTGCTCGCCGACGACTACTGGCGCGAACACGACGTGTCCGCGCTCCCCAGGCGGTTCCGGATCAGGCTGACCGAACTCGCCGGCGCCGAGGTGGTCCGCGCCTCGGACACCGACCCCCACGCGGTCGTCAGGGAGGTCCGCGACCGGGTCGAACGGGGCGGCGCGAACGTCGACATCGTGACTCCGATCTACCAGGCCGAGTACGAGGCCGTCATGCCCGACGCCGCCGACGCGCGACTGCTCGTCGACAGGAGCGTCGCCCTCGACGCGCTCGAACGCGCCGGCTCGCCCGGCGAGGCCGACCAGTGGACCGACACCGCCGTCCGCGTGCTCGACGTGGACGTGGGTATCGCCGTCACCGACGGGGAGATCATGCTCTCGCTCCCCACCATCGACGGCCGGTGGGACTCCCGCACCGAGGTACTGGCGGCGGACGACCGCGCCATGGAGTGGGGCCGGGACCTGTTCGAACACTACTGGGACCGCGCGACGCCCAACGACGAGTTCGTCGCCGAGTACTTCTCGTAG
- a CDS encoding tyrosine-type recombinase/integrase has product MAGLDDFQGFGERAERELSKVDRHDPVDRPHVKRFAKSLDGNVAEGTLAEYLKNLRKTAERLDQPIVDLDEAGMDAHVFELRRNPEYGMGDEPGLSDGTIRNVEFVVRKFLKALDIEGTEWADDYELTPPPDNKVSPEDMLRPEDISAMVDGANNMRDIALIEFLADSGARLSLLGSLRVGDVDLDGEQATYRPNADAVGLKGADIANYPIIDAKTTLRTYLRQVHPRPDEDDAAFFHKIPGHGNKPPWEEDGAISPSTIRKQLRKGADNGGVDRPVNPHNFRHSAVSRMVREDFTRAQIEHRVHWDVDTDMWETYQHIAAEEHNADIFAHAGVGDADDGVDHERRPCGNCREPLAPHHEYCPRCGEPATQQARERRDNAVAKLGEGQVDVEEMSRREFRASLLSAVQANGEIADAHDEDTSPDST; this is encoded by the coding sequence ATGGCAGGGTTGGACGACTTCCAGGGCTTCGGCGAACGCGCCGAGCGCGAGCTCAGCAAGGTCGACCGGCACGATCCCGTCGACCGGCCGCACGTCAAGCGCTTCGCGAAGTCCCTCGACGGGAACGTCGCCGAAGGCACGCTCGCCGAGTACCTCAAGAACCTCCGGAAGACCGCAGAGCGCCTCGACCAGCCGATCGTTGACCTCGACGAGGCCGGCATGGACGCCCACGTGTTCGAACTCCGCCGGAACCCCGAGTACGGCATGGGCGACGAGCCCGGCCTCTCCGACGGGACGATCCGGAACGTCGAGTTCGTCGTCCGGAAGTTCCTGAAGGCCCTCGACATCGAGGGCACTGAGTGGGCCGACGACTACGAGCTGACGCCGCCGCCCGACAACAAGGTCTCCCCCGAGGACATGCTCCGTCCCGAGGACATCTCGGCGATGGTCGACGGCGCGAACAACATGCGCGATATCGCCCTGATCGAGTTCCTCGCCGACTCGGGCGCCCGGCTCTCGCTGCTCGGGTCGCTCCGCGTCGGTGACGTGGATCTCGACGGCGAGCAGGCGACCTATCGCCCCAACGCCGACGCCGTCGGGCTGAAGGGCGCCGACATCGCGAACTACCCCATCATCGACGCGAAGACGACGCTGCGGACCTACCTCCGACAGGTCCATCCGCGCCCGGACGAGGACGACGCCGCCTTTTTCCACAAGATCCCCGGCCACGGCAACAAGCCGCCGTGGGAGGAGGACGGCGCCATCTCGCCGTCGACGATCCGTAAGCAGTTGCGGAAGGGCGCCGACAACGGCGGCGTCGACCGGCCGGTCAACCCCCACAACTTCCGCCACTCGGCGGTCTCGCGGATGGTCCGCGAGGACTTCACCCGCGCCCAGATCGAGCACCGCGTCCACTGGGACGTGGACACCGACATGTGGGAGACCTACCAGCACATCGCCGCCGAGGAGCACAACGCCGACATCTTCGCCCACGCGGGCGTCGGCGACGCCGACGACGGCGTCGACCACGAGCGCCGACCCTGCGGGAACTGCCGGGAGCCGCTGGCGCCCCATCACGAGTACTGCCCCCGCTGCGGGGAGCCGGCGACCCAGCAGGCTCGGGAGCGCCGCGACAACGCCGTCGCGAAGCTCGGCGAGGGCCAGGTCGATGTCGAGGAGATGTCCCGCCGGGAGTTCCGCGCGAGTCTGCTGTCGGCCGTCCAGGCCAACGGCGAGATCGCGGACGCTCACGACGAGGACACCTCCCCGGACTCGACGTAG
- a CDS encoding glucose 1-dehydrogenase — MKAIAVQRGSEGPTVVEKPRPTPNEGEALLRTLRVGVDGTDHEVIGGSHGGFPEGEDHVVLGHEAVAVVADANGTDLDEGDVVVPTVRRPPAEGTNDYFERGEPDMAPEGEYVERGIVGEHGYMAEFFTSPPEYLVSIPEDRWEVGFLVEPISITEKAMEHAYASRSAFEWTPESALVLGNRSLGLITLAMLEYGVDSDRSFAAHDFERTYCLGRRERPDPTVDIIDEIGATYVNSNETPLETVPETYESMDFVYEATGYAPHAFETVEALSPNGVGALLGIPDSWEFEVDGGRIHNELVLHNKALVGTVNSHVKHFEGAVDTLDELPDWLLADLVTTVATPDDVAPAFEYGDDQIKAVVEFDRL, encoded by the coding sequence ATGAAAGCGATCGCTGTCCAGCGGGGCTCGGAAGGGCCGACGGTGGTAGAGAAGCCGCGACCGACACCGAACGAGGGCGAGGCGCTGCTGCGGACGCTCCGGGTCGGCGTCGACGGCACCGACCACGAGGTCATCGGCGGCTCCCACGGCGGGTTCCCCGAGGGTGAGGACCACGTGGTGCTCGGCCACGAGGCCGTCGCCGTCGTCGCGGACGCGAACGGCACCGACCTCGACGAGGGCGACGTGGTCGTCCCGACCGTCCGGCGGCCGCCCGCGGAGGGGACCAACGACTACTTCGAGCGCGGCGAGCCGGACATGGCTCCCGAGGGCGAGTACGTCGAGCGCGGGATCGTCGGCGAACACGGCTACATGGCCGAGTTCTTCACGAGCCCGCCGGAGTATCTGGTGTCGATCCCCGAGGACCGTTGGGAAGTCGGCTTCCTGGTCGAGCCGATCAGCATCACCGAGAAGGCGATGGAACACGCTTACGCCTCGCGGTCCGCGTTCGAGTGGACGCCCGAGTCCGCCCTGGTGCTGGGCAACCGGTCGCTGGGTCTGATCACGCTCGCGATGCTGGAGTACGGCGTCGACAGCGACCGCTCGTTCGCCGCCCACGACTTCGAGCGCACCTACTGTCTGGGTCGCCGGGAGCGGCCGGACCCGACGGTCGACATCATCGACGAGATCGGTGCGACGTACGTCAATTCCAACGAAACGCCCCTGGAGACGGTCCCCGAGACCTACGAATCGATGGACTTCGTCTACGAGGCGACCGGCTACGCCCCCCACGCCTTCGAGACGGTCGAGGCGCTTTCGCCCAACGGCGTCGGCGCGCTGCTGGGCATCCCCGACTCCTGGGAGTTCGAGGTCGACGGCGGACGGATCCACAACGAGCTCGTCCTCCACAACAAGGCGCTCGTGGGGACGGTCAACTCCCACGTGAAACACTTCGAGGGCGCGGTCGACACGCTGGACGAACTCCCCGACTGGCTGCTGGCGGACCTCGTGACGACCGTCGCGACGCCCGACGACGTGGCGCCGGCCTTCGAGTACGGCGACGACCAGATCAAGGCCGTCGTCGAGTTCGACAGGCTGTGA
- a CDS encoding Gfo/Idh/MocA family protein, translating into MVDISSVRLGIVGLGNIGHHHAERFVDQGANLVGGVDIAEGARASFGDEFGVPTYQDHHELYDEVDAVAVTTPNKFHEQYVVDALDRGLDVLVEKPLANTLEAAERIADAAHAVDGFCMVGFHTRFENPVEVINGYRQEGRFGDLSHVEANYIRRRGVPGRGSWFTSKEVAGGGALIDIGVHAVDLSLYMLGYPDVEEVSGVTRSQFGGRDDYTYIQMWGDDQGPEGFNVDDSATAFIRCADDRTISLEVAWAVNRPKKQEYILRGTESGATFRPGEGVTFHESGTQGAGHMVESEVETRNEDAHAAEQTYFLEHCARGETPERNTVDQGLTVQRVLSAIYRSSETGEAVPVED; encoded by the coding sequence ATGGTCGATATCTCATCTGTCAGGCTCGGCATCGTCGGTCTGGGTAACATCGGACACCACCACGCGGAGCGGTTCGTCGACCAGGGGGCCAACCTGGTCGGCGGCGTCGACATCGCGGAGGGGGCTCGGGCCTCCTTCGGCGACGAGTTCGGCGTCCCGACCTACCAGGACCACCACGAACTGTACGACGAGGTCGACGCGGTCGCCGTCACGACCCCCAACAAGTTCCACGAGCAGTACGTCGTCGACGCCCTCGACCGGGGCCTGGACGTGCTCGTCGAGAAGCCGCTCGCCAACACCCTGGAGGCGGCCGAGCGGATCGCCGACGCCGCACACGCCGTCGACGGGTTCTGCATGGTCGGCTTCCACACCCGCTTCGAGAACCCCGTCGAGGTCATCAACGGCTACCGCCAGGAGGGTCGGTTCGGCGACCTGAGCCACGTCGAGGCCAACTACATCCGCCGCCGGGGCGTCCCCGGCCGCGGCTCGTGGTTCACGAGCAAGGAAGTCGCCGGCGGCGGCGCGCTCATCGACATCGGCGTCCACGCGGTCGACCTCTCGCTGTACATGCTGGGCTACCCGGACGTCGAGGAAGTGTCGGGGGTCACCCGCTCGCAGTTCGGCGGCCGCGACGACTACACCTACATCCAGATGTGGGGCGACGACCAGGGTCCCGAGGGGTTCAACGTCGACGACTCCGCGACGGCGTTTATCCGCTGTGCCGACGACCGCACCATCTCCCTGGAGGTCGCCTGGGCCGTCAACCGCCCGAAGAAACAGGAGTACATCCTCCGCGGCACCGAATCGGGCGCGACCTTCCGCCCCGGCGAGGGCGTCACCTTCCACGAGTCGGGCACCCAGGGCGCCGGCCACATGGTCGAATCCGAGGTCGAGACCCGCAACGAAGACGCCCACGCGGCCGAGCAGACCTACTTCCTCGAACACTGCGCGCGCGGCGAGACGCCCGAGCGCAACACCGTCGACCAGGGCCTCACCGTCCAGCGCGTCCTCTCGGCCATCTACCGCTCCAGCGAGACCGGCGAGGCCGTCCCCGTCGAGGACTGA
- a CDS encoding HD domain-containing protein, giving the protein MSDDQDAVDGQSYDPDAEHAFPDERLNEVLAFVERDEEIRTYLDAQNVNPVARMRYNDHGAKHVSIVRNRALTLYELCYEGGVEFNGAAEQDLDADDEPVIVALAATLHDIGHVVHRDEHPYYSIPLAADLLDRILDEWYDTADAVRMKGEVLHAILCHHTEETPLTTEAGLVRLADGLDMEHGRSRYPYERGGRGINTVSSQAIESVTLKPGDGAAVLVEIEMHNAAGVYQVDELLKAKLQGSGLEDDVRIVAVNTSDGGENIVERIEL; this is encoded by the coding sequence ATGAGTGACGACCAAGACGCGGTCGACGGTCAGTCGTACGACCCGGACGCGGAGCACGCCTTCCCCGACGAGCGGCTCAACGAGGTGCTGGCGTTCGTCGAGCGCGACGAGGAGATCCGGACGTATCTCGACGCCCAGAACGTCAACCCCGTCGCGCGGATGCGCTACAACGACCACGGCGCCAAACACGTCAGCATCGTCCGCAACCGGGCGCTGACGCTGTACGAACTCTGTTACGAGGGCGGCGTCGAGTTCAACGGCGCCGCCGAACAGGACCTCGACGCCGACGACGAGCCGGTGATCGTCGCGCTCGCGGCGACGCTGCACGACATCGGCCACGTCGTCCACCGGGACGAACACCCCTACTACTCGATCCCGCTGGCGGCCGACCTGCTGGACCGGATCCTGGACGAGTGGTACGACACGGCCGACGCCGTGCGCATGAAAGGCGAGGTGCTGCACGCGATCCTCTGTCACCACACCGAGGAGACGCCGCTGACGACCGAGGCGGGGCTCGTCCGACTGGCCGACGGGCTGGACATGGAGCACGGCCGGTCGCGGTACCCCTACGAGCGGGGCGGGCGCGGCATCAACACGGTCTCCAGCCAGGCCATCGAGTCGGTGACGCTGAAGCCCGGCGACGGGGCGGCGGTCCTCGTCGAGATCGAGATGCACAACGCCGCCGGCGTCTACCAGGTCGACGAACTCCTGAAGGCGAAGCTCCAGGGGTCGGGGCTGGAGGACGACGTTCGGATCGTCGCCGTCAACACCTCCGACGGCGGCGAGAACATCGTCGAGCGGATCGAGCTGTGA
- a CDS encoding HAD family hydrolase produces MERYDQLYRLYEEFDAERLRAHQAFVDLFPPLDSRVALTYWEDASDELDDLRGEICDAFPGTGETYADVAAHATRDQAFAGLDLATKYDRSVNALVLDVDETLRSAGTTDNEIPRETLHLLTEFHEAGVPIVVCTGQTLENVKGFLGQGLGNAVVNSGDVSVVYESGTGVFTPGHGPETKRLLYEDLDERVRTVFDRLRQRVLSEAPETVARGCHLQGNEFNVTLKPNFETGSDAAVDVVDDALVYLLDLLGVVVADRVDAARPAEPADRDEEGALGAAAGEWTRAFYATRDPEIEAVLDDRDELPGEAGPADMEVPAAVTEFLGRVDVAYYEGDAAEVVSRELDKPGGVEAAFEVLGVEDPFALVLGDSKSDLRVMEWIAEREAGIAAAPEHASTVVLDHVRERDDLVFPAGDAGDVLRTVYALDKLVAVE; encoded by the coding sequence ATGGAACGCTACGACCAGCTCTATCGCCTCTACGAGGAGTTCGACGCCGAGCGACTGCGGGCCCACCAGGCGTTCGTCGATCTCTTCCCGCCGCTGGACTCGCGGGTCGCGCTCACCTACTGGGAGGACGCCAGCGACGAACTCGACGACCTGCGCGGGGAGATCTGCGACGCCTTCCCCGGCACCGGCGAGACCTACGCCGACGTGGCCGCCCACGCCACCCGCGACCAGGCCTTCGCCGGGCTCGACCTGGCGACGAAGTACGACCGGTCGGTCAACGCCCTCGTCCTCGACGTGGACGAGACGCTGCGCTCGGCGGGGACGACCGACAACGAGATCCCCCGCGAGACGCTGCACCTGCTGACGGAGTTCCACGAGGCCGGCGTGCCGATCGTCGTCTGCACCGGCCAGACGCTGGAGAACGTCAAGGGCTTTCTCGGTCAGGGGCTGGGCAACGCCGTCGTCAACTCCGGCGACGTGAGCGTCGTCTACGAGAGCGGCACCGGCGTGTTCACGCCCGGCCACGGCCCCGAGACCAAGCGCCTGCTGTACGAGGATCTGGACGAACGGGTCCGGACGGTGTTCGACCGCCTGCGCCAGCGCGTGCTCTCCGAGGCGCCCGAGACGGTCGCCCGCGGCTGTCACCTCCAGGGCAACGAGTTCAACGTCACGCTCAAGCCGAACTTCGAGACCGGAAGCGACGCCGCCGTCGACGTGGTCGACGACGCGCTCGTCTACCTGCTCGACCTCCTGGGCGTCGTCGTCGCGGACCGCGTCGACGCCGCTCGACCGGCCGAACCGGCCGACCGCGACGAGGAGGGCGCCCTCGGCGCGGCCGCCGGCGAGTGGACCCGCGCGTTCTACGCGACCCGGGACCCGGAGATCGAAGCGGTGCTCGACGACCGGGACGAGCTGCCGGGCGAAGCGGGCCCGGCAGACATGGAGGTACCGGCGGCGGTGACGGAGTTCCTCGGTCGCGTGGACGTGGCCTACTACGAGGGCGACGCGGCGGAGGTGGTGAGCCGCGAACTCGACAAGCCCGGCGGCGTCGAGGCGGCGTTCGAGGTGCTGGGCGTCGAGGACCCGTTCGCGCTCGTGCTCGGCGACAGCAAGAGCGACCTGCGGGTGATGGAGTGGATCGCCGAGCGCGAGGCTGGGATCGCCGCCGCGCCCGAACACGCCTCGACGGTCGTTCTCGATCACGTCCGGGAGCGCGACGACCTGGTCTTCCCCGCGGGCGACGCGGGCGACGTGCTACGGACGGTGTACGCCCTCGACAAACTGGTCGCCGTCGAGTGA
- the gfcR gene encoding transcriptional regulator GfcR translates to MKNIDDLIDSAAELAEGGLSKGEIADELNVSKETASWLVSRSGATTATTSAKKPQSPHDIHVDWSAIGRDSARLTHVGRAVADLLSKQGDEVDLTIGIEKAGAPIATTVARELDTDLGTYAPSKHQWDDGESEELSGSFSRNFAQIRDRECYVVDDTITSGTTMTETVEAIRDRGGEPVACAVLTDKRGVEEIEGVPVYSLVQVLRVGQSE, encoded by the coding sequence ATGAAGAACATCGACGATCTCATCGACAGCGCGGCGGAGCTGGCCGAAGGGGGCCTCTCGAAGGGAGAGATCGCGGACGAGCTCAACGTCTCGAAGGAGACGGCCTCCTGGCTCGTCTCGCGCAGCGGCGCCACGACCGCGACGACGAGCGCCAAGAAGCCCCAGAGCCCCCACGACATCCACGTCGACTGGAGCGCCATCGGCCGCGACAGCGCCCGACTCACCCACGTGGGCCGCGCCGTCGCCGACCTCCTCTCCAAGCAGGGCGACGAGGTCGACCTGACCATCGGTATCGAGAAGGCCGGCGCGCCCATCGCGACGACGGTCGCCCGCGAACTGGACACGGACCTGGGTACCTACGCGCCGAGCAAACACCAGTGGGACGACGGCGAGAGCGAGGAGCTCTCGGGCTCTTTCTCCCGGAACTTCGCTCAGATCCGCGACCGGGAGTGCTACGTTGTCGACGACACCATCACCAGCGGGACGACCATGACCGAGACCGTCGAAGCGATCCGCGACCGCGGCGGCGAGCCCGTCGCCTGCGCGGTGCTGACCGACAAGCGCGGCGTCGAAGAGATCGAGGGCGTCCCCGTCTACTCGCTCGTGCAGGTCCTCCGCGTCGGCCAGTCCGAGTAG
- a CDS encoding redoxin domain-containing protein, producing MVDEGDAAPDFTAPLANGDVSQFTLSERLDEAPLVLAFFPGAFTGTCTHEMETFEDRLAEFDDLGATVYGVSVDTPFALDEFRADSDLTFGMISDTNRRIVDAYDLAMDFASIGVDDVAKRAVVVIDGEGVVRYEWVAGDPSIEPDYDEVRDAVAALD from the coding sequence ATGGTCGACGAGGGAGACGCCGCCCCCGATTTCACCGCACCGCTGGCCAACGGCGACGTGTCGCAGTTCACGCTCTCGGAGCGACTCGACGAGGCGCCGCTGGTTCTGGCGTTCTTCCCCGGCGCGTTCACGGGGACCTGCACGCACGAGATGGAGACCTTCGAAGACCGGCTCGCGGAGTTCGACGACCTCGGGGCGACGGTGTACGGGGTCAGCGTCGACACGCCGTTCGCGCTCGACGAGTTCCGCGCGGACAGCGACCTCACGTTCGGGATGATCAGCGACACGAACCGACGGATCGTCGACGCCTACGACCTCGCCATGGACTTCGCGTCGATCGGTGTCGACGACGTGGCCAAGCGAGCGGTGGTCGTGATCGACGGCGAGGGCGTCGTCCGGTACGAGTGGGTCGCGGGCGACCCGAGTATCGAACCCGACTACGACGAGGTGCGCGACGCCGTCGCCGCGCTGGACTGA
- a CDS encoding MFS transporter, with protein MSDGSGGSLRLFGNAEFVALAGTAFARSQAYSTIAIALALYADMFATSGTVEGLFGTAFALVQLIIVLPLGRKIDTGNAKRYLLVGLALNVLVFVGFAMVETVSHVVLMRVFQGLGASLLWITGSTVVGEISPDDERGQWLGTYNQVGAFSSLAGDLAGGILLATSGFTLTYSVLSGVTLLAFVGVYAFLRDDPGGQADPEEATGVETLRMLLGRAAIRALVVFRLGLSFGKMAVILFLPIYARTRFGMNPVLVGGILAGGKLTKSLTQGIVGSYTDKLGHKHVFVFVGAVLYAVGAAIIPFAEYAAGWFAPTTVAVAGLSTTLPPAFFPLFGAFAVCGVADSIRLPASMALFVEEGEHFDAVAGSMSLRSIAWKVGQVVGPVSVGALWDATSVFVAFFTASAFIVVAAVAFVGLYSVEPAPEGVATPGD; from the coding sequence GTGAGCGACGGCTCGGGTGGATCGCTGCGGCTGTTCGGCAACGCCGAGTTCGTGGCGCTGGCGGGCACCGCCTTCGCGCGGTCGCAGGCGTACTCGACCATCGCGATCGCGCTGGCGCTGTACGCCGACATGTTCGCCACCTCCGGGACCGTCGAGGGGCTGTTCGGCACCGCCTTCGCGCTGGTCCAGCTGATCATCGTCCTGCCGCTCGGGCGGAAGATCGACACCGGCAACGCCAAGCGGTACCTGCTGGTCGGGCTCGCGCTGAACGTCCTCGTGTTCGTCGGGTTCGCGATGGTCGAGACGGTGAGCCACGTCGTCCTGATGCGGGTGTTCCAGGGCCTGGGGGCGAGCCTGCTGTGGATCACCGGCTCAACCGTCGTCGGCGAGATCAGCCCCGACGACGAGCGCGGCCAGTGGCTCGGCACCTACAACCAGGTGGGCGCCTTCTCCAGCCTCGCCGGCGACCTCGCGGGCGGTATCCTGCTGGCGACGAGCGGGTTCACGCTCACCTACAGCGTGCTCAGCGGCGTGACGCTGCTGGCGTTCGTCGGCGTCTACGCCTTCCTCCGGGACGACCCCGGCGGCCAGGCCGACCCGGAGGAGGCCACCGGCGTCGAGACCCTGCGGATGCTGCTCGGCCGAGCGGCCATCCGCGCGCTGGTCGTCTTCCGGCTGGGCCTCAGCTTCGGGAAGATGGCGGTCATCCTCTTCCTGCCGATCTACGCGCGGACCCGCTTCGGCATGAACCCCGTCCTCGTCGGCGGTATCCTCGCCGGCGGGAAACTCACCAAGTCGCTGACCCAGGGGATCGTCGGCTCGTACACGGACAAACTAGGCCACAAGCACGTCTTCGTGTTCGTCGGCGCGGTGCTGTACGCCGTCGGCGCGGCGATCATCCCCTTCGCGGAGTACGCGGCCGGGTGGTTCGCGCCGACGACGGTCGCCGTGGCGGGCCTGTCGACGACGCTGCCGCCCGCCTTCTTCCCGCTGTTCGGCGCGTTCGCCGTCTGCGGGGTCGCCGACAGCATCCGCCTGCCGGCGAGCATGGCGCTGTTCGTCGAAGAGGGCGAACACTTCGACGCCGTCGCCGGGAGCATGTCGCTGCGCTCGATCGCCTGGAAGGTCGGGCAGGTCGTCGGCCCGGTCTCGGTCGGCGCGCTGTGGGACGCCACCTCGGTGTTCGTCGCTTTCTTCACCGCCAGCGCGTTCATCGTCGTCGCCGCGGTCGCCTTCGTCGGCCTCTACAGCGTCGAACCCGCACCCGAGGGCGTCGCCACCCCGGGCGACTGA
- the trmB gene encoding HTH-type sugar sensing transcriptional regulator TrmB, producing MAGDDLLASLEAVSERFNFGEYEAKAYLTILEHGQVTASEIADYTDIPQPRVYDTVRSLSDIGLVELQESRPMKVLALDPAEAFDDLQESLDTLVDGLEQQYTQPARGTEAVSLVKSRPTILRYLSEVIDSADYELMLSLTPELLERFESQLRRQYEDGVAIELLISPAAEVEAPAEYDYDDLASTVKQRRGVTTPVVAVADGRYSIYATRESLKGDTDRYGVIFDRSELGFLVSMFMNTVLWTTAETVRTDGEELTFPRRYGTIRRAISDMVDLDGEFYATIEGRDVLTGEELVVEGKVVDTSITSSLEEASLVVETDEGRVTVGGQVAALEDIESFEIRIGRDSPPEPAD from the coding sequence ATGGCTGGTGACGACCTCCTCGCCTCGCTCGAAGCCGTCTCCGAGCGGTTCAACTTCGGGGAGTACGAGGCCAAGGCGTACCTCACGATCCTCGAACACGGTCAGGTGACCGCCTCCGAGATCGCCGACTACACCGACATCCCCCAGCCGCGCGTCTACGATACGGTCCGCAGCCTGAGCGACATCGGCCTGGTCGAGCTGCAGGAGTCGCGGCCGATGAAGGTGCTGGCGCTCGACCCCGCCGAGGCGTTCGACGACCTCCAGGAGTCGCTCGACACCCTCGTCGACGGGCTCGAACAGCAGTACACCCAGCCGGCCCGCGGCACGGAGGCCGTCTCGCTCGTCAAGTCCCGCCCCACCATCCTCCGATATCTCTCCGAGGTCATCGACTCCGCCGACTACGAGCTGATGCTCTCGCTGACGCCCGAGCTGCTGGAGCGCTTCGAGAGCCAGCTCCGGCGCCAGTACGAGGACGGCGTCGCCATCGAACTCCTCATCTCGCCGGCGGCGGAAGTCGAAGCCCCCGCCGAGTACGACTACGACGACCTCGCCAGCACGGTCAAGCAGCGCCGCGGCGTCACGACGCCCGTCGTCGCCGTCGCCGACGGCCGCTACTCCATCTACGCCACCCGCGAGAGCCTCAAGGGCGACACCGACCGCTACGGCGTCATCTTCGACCGCTCGGAGCTGGGATTCCTCGTCTCGATGTTCATGAACACCGTCCTCTGGACCACCGCCGAGACGGTCCGGACGGACGGCGAGGAGTTGACGTTCCCGCGCCGCTACGGGACGATCCGCCGCGCGATCTCCGACATGGTCGACCTCGACGGGGAGTTCTACGCGACCATCGAGGGACGGGACGTGCTGACCGGCGAGGAACTGGTCGTCGAGGGGAAGGTCGTCGACACAAGCATCACCTCCAGCCTCGAGGAGGCGTCGCTCGTCGTCGAGACCGACGAGGGGCGGGTCACCGTCGGCGGACAGGTCGCCGCGCTCGAGGACATCGAGTCCTTCGAGATCCGCATCGGCCGCGACTCCCCGCCGGAACCCGCCGACTGA